The following are encoded together in the Balaenoptera acutorostrata chromosome 9, mBalAcu1.1, whole genome shotgun sequence genome:
- the LRRN4CL gene encoding LRRN4 C-terminal-like protein: protein MPGSPCLVWLLAVTFSLVPRAQPLAGDSEEEEQDETSLPAVPCDYDRCRHLQVPCQELQRAGPTMCLCPGLSSAAQPPDPPRLGEVRMEAEAGRAVVHWCAPFSPVHQYWLLLWEGAGAPQKGPPLNSTVRRAELKGLKPGGAYVVCVVAANAAGESSVPGAEGLDGAGGPAFGPCGRLTVLPRPLTLLHGAVGVGSALALLSCSALVWHFCLRERWGCPRRGRPSGAGL, encoded by the coding sequence ATGCCGGGCTCTCCCTGCCTTGTGTGGCTCCTGGCTGTCACCTTCTCCTTGGTTCCCAGAGCGCAGCCCTTGGCGGGAGACTCGGAAGAAGAGGAGCAAGATGAGACATCTTTGCCGGCTGTCCCCTGCGACTACGACCGCTGCCGCCACCTGCAGGTGCCCTGCCAGGAGCTGCAGAGGGCCGGCCCGACGATGTGCCTGTGCCCCGGCCTCTCCAGCGCCGCGCAGCCGCCCGACCCGCCACGCCTGGGGGAAGTGCGCATGGAGGCAGAGGCGGGCCGCGCCGTGGTGCACTGGTGCGCCCCCTTCTCCCCGGTCCACCAGTACTGGCTGCTGCTTTGGGAAGGCGCCGGGGCTCCGCAGAAGGGGCCCCCCCTCAACTCGACGGTCCGCCGAGCGGAGCTGAAGGGCCTGAAGCCCGGGGGCGCATACGTCGTCTGTGTGGTGGCCGCCAACGCGGCCGGGGAGAGCAGCGTGCCCGGGGCCGAGGGCCTCGACGGCGCGGGCGGCCCCGCCTTCGGGCCCTGCGGCCGGCTGACCGTGCTGCCGAGGCCGCTCACGCTGCTGCACGGGGCCGTGGGCGTGGGCTCGGCGCTGGCCCTGCTCAGCTGCTCCGCCCTGGTCTGGCACTTCTGCCTGCGTGAGCGCTGGGGCTGCCCCCGCCGAGGCCGCCCGAGCGGCGCGGGACTCTGA